The nucleotide sequence GGACTTCATCCAAATCTGAATAGTCACAAACCGAAAGGTTTTTATCTTCTGCAAGCTTGACTGCTTTAGACTTGGTTCGATTTACTAACGTAATTGTAGCTTCCTCACTATTGAGATTGTCCAATACATTTTGACCTATCTCACCCAATCCGATAAGCGCAATTCTTGGTCCTGAAATATTATCAATGAATCCTTTTATCAAATCAACTGCTACTGATGCCACTGATGCTGTACCATCCTGAAGTCTCGTTTCCTGAACTACTCGTTTGTTGGCAAAAAATATGGTGTGCATCAACCTATGAAGATGTGGTCCTGCAAGGTTGAGGTCTGCGCTTTGCTGATAGGCCCTTTTTACCTGATTACTTATCTGGATATCGCCTAAGACCTGAGATTCTAATCCCAAAGCAACTTTAAAAAGGTGCTCGGAGGCTTCAATAGAATTAAATTGGTTGATATGTTCTGAAAGAACCTTTAAAGAAATGTTTTTGAAGCTTGCTATCAGACTAAGAATTTCGTCTTCCTTACTAGCATCCGATGAAAAGTAAATTTCCGTTCGGTTGCATGTAGAAACCAAAAGAGCCTCTTCGATAGAAAACATCTCTTTTAGCTTGAGTAAGAAATCACTTGATTCTAACTCACTAAAAGTGACCTTCTCACGAATTTCAATCGGAGTATTTTTATATGACAGTCCTAAAGCCTTAAATCCTTCCATCTCTAATCTATCAGGGTCGCAAAAATAATCTTGTACAGTGTATATTAGGTGTGATAAAAGTCAGTCATCGCTTATTTAGAATTATTATAAATAGTGTTAAAGTATATCTTAAAATCTTTATCTAAAGCAATAGGTTTTACCAAAACCGAAACTAGGGGCACTTTAGTTCTGATTTTTATCATTTTTATTACCCTCCTTATATCAAAATATAGAATCTCATCTTTGAAAGACCGATCTTATTTATCTCAAGATAGCAGCGCACTCAAATGGATTGAAGAAGTTCATTCATCCATTGAACTTAAAAAAGTGGTGAAAGCTCCTATTGATAATGGAACCGACATCAAAAAAAAGAATTTCGATGCTATTGTCAAAGTTGATAGAACTGAATTGCCTTCTCTTGGGACTCATGCAATCCCGGAGATTCTTGATTTGAATCAAGCTTCGGCAGAAGAATTACGCAAGGTGAAAGGCATTGGCCCTGCCTACTCCGAAAGAATTGTTAAATATCGAAATATGCTAGGTGGATTTAATGACACAACACAGCTTGAGGAAGTGTATGGGCTAGAATCAGGGGTCATTTCTGAGCTTTTGAAAAATTTTGCAATTCAATCCTCAGTTTCAAGATTTGAGATCAACTCTGACTCTATAAAAAGCTTAGTAAAGCATCCTTATATCAGCTATGACTTAGCAAGAGTAATCATCAATTATCGAAAGGTTCATGGGGACATAAATACTGCCGAAGAATTTCGGAAGATAAAGGCCGTTGATGAGTATACTTTCTTGAGATTAAAGCCATATTTGGAATAGGAAATGCAAAAAATCCTAAAGTCATATTTAAGAAGACTTAGCAATCTCTCAGGAAATAACAGATCGCTTCTACTCTTGCGGTTGCTAAAAGATCAATTTATAGATATCCATGATTTCGATTATGCGGAGAATAAAGCAAGTTTTGAAATCATCAAAAAACTTGTAGAACAGCAAAAAAAAATCCCCCTCTGCAGCGAAATAGATAGTAGAAGCAAATCATCCAATGAGTTAAGCAAGCGCTTAAAAAGAATCATGCGAATCGAAAAATTCATTTTCGAGGAACGTGGAGCTAGAGATTTATACATTGGATGGCCATTCATTAAAGGAAAATTCTCCGACGATACATTAGTAAGATGCCCACTTCTTTTTTTCCCTGTTTCTGTTGAGAAGAACGGAAATGATTGGGTTCTATCTAGAAGAGATGATGTCAATATTACTTTGAACAAAACCTTCTTATTAGCTTACTCTTACTACAACGATATCTCGCTTGATGAAGACTTGATTGAAACAGTCATCGATGATTATGATAGTGATTCTACCGTTTTCAGGACTCAGCTATATGAACTTCTCAAAAACAGTGGTGTAGAAATAAATTTCAACCAAGAAAATTTTGCCGATGAGCTCAAAAATTTTACTGATCTAAAAAAGTCGCAATTAGAATCCTCAGAAAAGACCGGAGCTCTAAAAATGTTTCCTCAGGCGGTCATCGGAATTTTTCCACAGGCTGGATCGTACCTTGTTCCTGATTATGTGAAGCTATTGGAAGATCAGCAAGACACGGATCTCGAAGAATTTTTTGTGAAGAAAATTCAAAAAGAAAATGAAAATCAACTTGCACTTTTTGATAGAGTAAATGAGGAAAATACCTTTACCCCTTTTCCTTTAGATGCTTATCAAGAGCACGCTTTAAAGGAAATAAAAAAAGGAAATTCACTGGTCGTTCAAGGCCCACCAGGTACTGGCAAATCTCAGTTGATCAGTAATTTGATATGTGATTTTGTAGCAAGAGGTAAAAATGTTCTTTTAGTATGCCAAAAAAAGGCTGCTCTGGATGTGGTTTACAATCGTCTCAAAGAAAAAGAGATGCACGATTTTGTTGCTTTGGTACATGACTTTAAGAACGACAGAAAACCTATTTACGAACAAATTGACCAACAGATAGAGTCCGTTGAAGTATATGAAAAGAAGAATAACAGCCTGGATGCCATTCAATTGGAAAGAGGGTTCCTTCAGGCGAGCAGGCGTATTGATCAAATAGTTGAAGAACTTCAAGAATTTAAAGAGGCTCTGTTTGATGAATCAGAATGCGGTAAGTCTGTGAAGGAATTGTATCTCAGCAGCAGCCCTGATGATGATAGCTTCAGCATGAATCTGGAGTATCGAGCATTTCATTTTTCAACACTTAATGAAACCGAAAGAAGATTCAGAACCTTTCTAAACTACTTTGATAAATTCGAGAAAAGAACACACTTCTGGGCAAAGGGGCCCTCATTTGCCAGTTTTCAAACCAAGGATTTAGTCCACCTAAAAAACATCCTCTTTGCGGTTCCAGATTTCAATAGCAACTTAATTGCATCTTCAAACAAGTTTTGCTCTCAACCTATTGATTTTGAAACTGGGGAATACCTATCAAATAAACTTCCTGAGCTTTTAGAACTTTATGAAGGGTTAAAAGAATCCCCTGTTTACAAGGTTTTTCAGCAACTTCATACGGAGAGGCCTGGGAAGGACCTTAATTGGCTTTCACAAACGGAGCGAGCCATGATGGCCTGTTTTCGAGGTGTTGGGCTGGAGAGTAGTCTGAAAGCTGAGGATCTCGGACGTTTTCAGGAAGTGCTTCAATCTGCAATGAGGTCGCGAAAGAATCCGTTCAGTTGGTTAAGATGGAGTTTGTTTTCTAAAGAAAAAACCTTCCTCAAAAGAGTTCTTGTTGCCAATGACTTAAAAAGTAATAAGCGAGGATTCAATGTTTTGGTAGAAAGGGTTGACAATCGGTTGAATTTTGAACATTCCTTGTCGCAAATTCAGGATGAGCCTTGGTTACATAACTTCCCTCCAAGCTTTCGAAAAATTGACCTTCAAGATTGGTTCTACTGGCAGAAAATGGGGCTCAATATGTTTGCAGTTGCTCAAACTGTAAGATCTCTTAATGAATATATTCCAGTAAGCAGGATTGAATATAATGGCTATCTGAAAAGACTGGATCAGCTAATTATTTTAATACAGAATGTCCCACAACAGCTTACTCTCTGGAGTAGATATCTAAATATCCATCAAATTCGAGCAATCATCTTGGAAAAAGAGGACCCACATAGACTAGAAAAATTGCTCAAAAAGGATTTTGACGCTATATGTGAATATCATAGGTTGAAAGCTGACCTATCATCAGAAGAAAGTAAAGTTTTGGGGGAAATAACTTCAAGCAACTCTGGATCTATAGAAGAAGGAGTGAGGCTATTCCATAACAGCCTTGCGTTAGCATGGATTGATCACATTGAATCAAAGTATCCCGATTTGCGAAATGTCGCCTCGGGGAAGCTCGATGATCTAGCGGATGAACTAAGAGAAGAG is from Marinobacter alexandrii and encodes:
- a CDS encoding helix-hairpin-helix domain-containing protein, whose protein sequence is MKDRSYLSQDSSALKWIEEVHSSIELKKVVKAPIDNGTDIKKKNFDAIVKVDRTELPSLGTHAIPEILDLNQASAEELRKVKGIGPAYSERIVKYRNMLGGFNDTTQLEEVYGLESGVISELLKNFAIQSSVSRFEINSDSIKSLVKHPYISYDLARVIINYRKVHGDINTAEEFRKIKAVDEYTFLRLKPYLE
- a CDS encoding AAA domain-containing protein codes for the protein MQKILKSYLRRLSNLSGNNRSLLLLRLLKDQFIDIHDFDYAENKASFEIIKKLVEQQKKIPLCSEIDSRSKSSNELSKRLKRIMRIEKFIFEERGARDLYIGWPFIKGKFSDDTLVRCPLLFFPVSVEKNGNDWVLSRRDDVNITLNKTFLLAYSYYNDISLDEDLIETVIDDYDSDSTVFRTQLYELLKNSGVEINFNQENFADELKNFTDLKKSQLESSEKTGALKMFPQAVIGIFPQAGSYLVPDYVKLLEDQQDTDLEEFFVKKIQKENENQLALFDRVNEENTFTPFPLDAYQEHALKEIKKGNSLVVQGPPGTGKSQLISNLICDFVARGKNVLLVCQKKAALDVVYNRLKEKEMHDFVALVHDFKNDRKPIYEQIDQQIESVEVYEKKNNSLDAIQLERGFLQASRRIDQIVEELQEFKEALFDESECGKSVKELYLSSSPDDDSFSMNLEYRAFHFSTLNETERRFRTFLNYFDKFEKRTHFWAKGPSFASFQTKDLVHLKNILFAVPDFNSNLIASSNKFCSQPIDFETGEYLSNKLPELLELYEGLKESPVYKVFQQLHTERPGKDLNWLSQTERAMMACFRGVGLESSLKAEDLGRFQEVLQSAMRSRKNPFSWLRWSLFSKEKTFLKRVLVANDLKSNKRGFNVLVERVDNRLNFEHSLSQIQDEPWLHNFPPSFRKIDLQDWFYWQKMGLNMFAVAQTVRSLNEYIPVSRIEYNGYLKRLDQLIILIQNVPQQLTLWSRYLNIHQIRAIILEKEDPHRLEKLLKKDFDAICEYHRLKADLSSEESKVLGEITSSNSGSIEEGVRLFHNSLALAWIDHIESKYPDLRNVASGKLDDLADELREEIEAKRLASKEILLLKSREKTYEKIEYNRLKNRVTYRDLQHQATKKRRIWPIRKVISEFSEELFTLLPCWMCSPESASAIFPMQESFDLVIFDEASQCYAERGIPAMYRGRQIVVTGDSMQLQPSDLYRVRWDEDDDETPELAIDSLLDLTKHYLPEVSLAGHYRSKSLELIDFSNQHFYKGRLRLLPDYEYANKVESSIDYVQTKGIWDDGVNEIEAKEVVEQAMTFLKVEPDKEIGIVTFNYKQQGLILDLLEEKSAEKAVLIPDSLFVKNIENVQGDERDIIIFSIGYAPDKKGKMKLQFGSLNADGGENRLNVAVTRAREKVVLVTSILPQLLRTDDTKNEGPKLLKKYLEYAWEVSTRKWKPQIPEYKEHHVDWFLRNRIQEKSFHEFEGFELAKELPFSDLSVKKKGTYTGLILTDDERYYEALSPKQIYAFQHFHLIMKNWPHIRFHSREFWLDPDSAKEKMRKFLYSNT
- the hemA gene encoding glutamyl-tRNA reductase encodes the protein MEGFKALGLSYKNTPIEIREKVTFSELESSDFLLKLKEMFSIEEALLVSTCNRTEIYFSSDASKEDEILSLIASFKNISLKVLSEHINQFNSIEASEHLFKVALGLESQVLGDIQISNQVKRAYQQSADLNLAGPHLHRLMHTIFFANKRVVQETRLQDGTASVASVAVDLIKGFIDNISGPRIALIGLGEIGQNVLDNLNSEEATITLVNRTKSKAVKLAEDKNLSVCDYSDLDEVLSNNDVIISAVSSSSPIVSAKNFKEDSIHKLLIDLSVPRSLNTDLEGVPGISLYNVDQLTERTLKARSVREQSIPDAERIVKEELKGFGNWKNEMGVSPTIQKLKNALNQIRKEELARHKKLSDKEMELLDVVTKSMIQKVIKLPVLQLKAACKRGEAETLVEVLNDLFNLESAEAEKK